From a region of the Citricoccus muralis genome:
- a CDS encoding DUF7455 domain-containing protein: protein MTTTATTIEPPVLTGADRCDRCGAQAYVRAVLHSGGELLFCGHHSRAVEETLRPQTTLWQDETNKLHEKQPVDDD from the coding sequence ATGACCACCACCGCCACGACGATTGAACCGCCGGTCCTGACCGGTGCCGACCGTTGCGACCGTTGCGGAGCCCAGGCCTACGTCCGCGCTGTCCTGCACAGCGGCGGCGAACTGCTGTTCTGCGGCCACCACTCCCGCGCAGTGGAAGAGACCCTTCGCCCGCAGACCACCCTGTGGCAGGACGAGACGAACAAGCTGCACGAGAAGCAGCCCGTGGACGATGACTGA
- a CDS encoding RNA polymerase sigma factor yields the protein MTTSSKKTETQGSTAVEDAVAEDQGAAKATARTSAPKSSATKTTATKAAAKSGRTKAAAAKPSEEAVESSDSDAETDEATEAPAASAEAEETRTRGGFVVSDAEDDAPVQQVVSAGATADPVKDYLKQIGKVALLNAEQEVDLALRIEAGLYAENKMKDEPPTEARLRRDMELIIADGRRAKNHLLEANLRLVVSLAKRYTGRGMLFLDLIQEGNLGLIRAVEKFDYTKGFKFSTYATWWIRQAITRAMADQARTIRIPVHMVEVINKLARVQRQMLQDLGREPTPEELAKELDMTPEKVVEVQKYGREPISLHTPLGEDGDSEFGDLIEDSEAVVPADAVSFTLLQEQLHSVLDTLAEREAGVVAMRYGLTDGQPKTLDEIGKVYGVTRERIRQIESKTMSKLRHPSRSQVLRDYLD from the coding sequence GTGACTACTTCTTCCAAGAAGACCGAGACGCAGGGCAGCACGGCCGTCGAGGACGCCGTAGCGGAGGACCAGGGGGCGGCCAAGGCCACCGCTCGGACGTCCGCCCCGAAGTCGAGTGCCACGAAGACCACGGCGACCAAGGCCGCCGCGAAGTCCGGACGGACCAAAGCTGCGGCCGCGAAGCCCTCGGAAGAGGCCGTGGAGTCGTCCGACTCCGACGCTGAGACCGACGAGGCCACTGAGGCCCCGGCAGCCTCGGCCGAGGCCGAGGAGACCAGGACCCGCGGTGGATTCGTTGTCTCCGATGCGGAGGACGATGCCCCGGTCCAGCAGGTCGTGTCCGCTGGTGCCACGGCCGACCCGGTCAAGGACTATCTCAAGCAGATCGGCAAAGTCGCCCTGCTCAACGCGGAACAGGAAGTCGATCTGGCCCTGCGTATCGAGGCCGGCCTGTACGCCGAGAACAAGATGAAGGACGAGCCACCCACGGAGGCCCGACTGCGGCGGGACATGGAACTGATCATCGCTGACGGCCGGCGTGCGAAGAACCACCTGCTCGAGGCCAACCTCCGTCTGGTCGTCTCCCTGGCGAAGCGCTACACCGGACGCGGCATGCTGTTCCTGGACCTCATCCAGGAGGGCAACCTCGGCCTGATCCGCGCCGTGGAGAAGTTTGACTACACCAAGGGCTTCAAGTTCTCCACGTACGCCACGTGGTGGATCCGCCAGGCCATCACCCGCGCCATGGCGGACCAGGCCCGCACCATCCGCATCCCGGTCCACATGGTCGAGGTCATCAACAAACTCGCCCGCGTGCAGCGTCAGATGCTCCAGGACCTGGGCCGGGAACCCACCCCGGAGGAGCTGGCCAAGGAACTGGACATGACCCCGGAAAAGGTCGTCGAGGTCCAGAAGTACGGCCGCGAGCCCATCTCCCTGCACACTCCCCTGGGTGAGGACGGCGACTCGGAGTTCGGCGACCTGATCGAGGACTCCGAGGCCGTGGTGCCCGCCGACGCCGTGAGCTTCACGCTCCTGCAGGAGCAGCTGCACTCGGTCCTGGACACGCTCGCCGAGCGCGAAGCGGGTGTGGTGGCCATGCGCTACGGCCTGACGGATGGCCAGCCGAAGACGCTGGACGAGATCGGCAAGGTCTACGGGGTCACCCGCGAGCGCATCCGCCAGATAGAGTCCAAGACCATGTCGAAGCTGCGGCACCCCTCGCGCTCCCAGGTGCTGCGCGACTACCTGGACTGA